Part of the Planctomycetaceae bacterium genome, ATGAATGCCGCCTTGACCTGCGGACCGAAAAAATCGTGACCGGATTCCGTGTGATAAAGCGTGGGCTGAACGGTCAACTGATGGCTTTCCAGGTAGCTGTTGACCGCGCCGCGGGTGACTCTGGGAAGTTCCGCTTCGCCGATCGGATCCAGTTGCAGCCGGATGGAAAACGCGGAATCACGTCCCAGCGCTCCGGCGACGCCCGCCTGCGGAGACACCAGGCCCTGCGTCAGCGGTACTCCGGCGCCCAGCAGCTCACACGAAAGTGCCTGCCCGGCGTGCCGGTACATCGTGGTCACCTGGTTCAGATCCCAGGGCACTTCGGCAAGAGCCGGGTAGTCTTCGACGGTTGGCACGACCGAAGACATTCCTGCCAGCAGCAGTGGCGTCGTCGTGGCGCTGGTCCCGACGATTAGTTGGCGAGTCAAAGGGTCCGCTTCAGTCTCCGCGCCGGCCAGAAATTCCTGCTGGCGGGAGAACGTGTTGGCTTTGTTCTCCTCCATCTGCCGGTATACGGAAACCGCCGTGACGACCAACAGCAGGATGGTCAGCGGCGCGAGAATCGTCTGGCTGTGCACTCATGTGGCCTTTCAACAAACTGCGGGACCGGTATTTCCCGCCTGGTGATCCGACACGGGGATTTCATTCGGTAAGTCGACAAAACACATGCAGTCAGACGTCGCAACACTGCCCTGAATGTGTGTGGAAAAACCTGTGATTTCCCTCAGGTTTCGTATGCCCGGCAAGACGTCGCACGGAAAGTTCGTGAACGTCTGTACTGACTGTCCGGTTTCTGTCGCGAATCCCGCACAGTGCCGGCGAGTGGTGATCTCACCGTTGCGATTCACGTGGATATCCAAGACGCGAGTATGGCAATCTTCGCCATGACATTTCCACACCGATTCTTTGACCGTCCAGATTTGACGTAAGGTTTCCTCCTGGCGTGTCGGCGGAATGACGCGGAACCAGGTCTGTTCGTCCTGACTGAGGATCATTGGTACCAGAGCTGGCTGATTCAATGGCGCCCGAACCTCGATGTCGACTCCGACTCGGCGCATTGTTCGGGATGTGGCGACAGCGGTGATGTTTCCGGAATGCGACAGACTGATAGAAACGATCTCTTCGCCGTTCTCGTCCACGACAATCGGTCGGCCGGATCTTGTCGCAACGACACTAAAGCCGTCAGACAATCCGATCAGCTTGCGCAGGATGTCGCTCAGCACCAGCCGGCTGACAACGAACTGCCGCCGCTTATCGGCAGTCCGGTACCGTTCGAATCGTCGGCGGTCGCAATCAGACAGGCGTTCAGCTGTCAACCGGTCTTCGTCGCGCGCCGACATTGCAGTGGCGTCATGAAGCCACAACTGCACGCCGGGAAGGATGTCGATCGGACCGGCCAACTGAAGCATGACTTTGCCGACTCCCGGTCCTACGACTGTTTCTGCCGGGCCGACGCAAGGCCTGACAGCAACCCGACGCTCCACAGCAGATAGAATCCAAAGTCGTAACTCATCCAGACTGTGAAAAACACCATCAGCGACGCCACCAGACAACCGGCAAACACGGTGCACCAGCGCCTGATCTGCGGATCGCTGCTCAGGTAAATCGCCGTTCCCAGTGCGGTTAGAAACAACAGGATAAAACACGCCAGACCCAGCCACCCAAATCTCAGAATCAGCAGCACGTAGGCGTTGTCGACAAGTCGCAGCTTCTCGACTGAGTCACGCGTCGATTCCAGATACGGGATGTTCGGCGGAAACTGGTTGGTCGCAATTGTTCCGTAACCGGTCAGACCGGCGTTCAGCATCGGGCCGCCGTAGGCCTGATAGATCAACAGCCGGCTGCGCGTCCCGGTGATTTCTTCAACTTCGCCATCGACTTCCACCAGCCGGACGTGACTGCCGCCGAATTTTTCAAGAACGGTCACGGCGGCATCCGGAAAAATGACGGCTCCGACAATCAGAATGGCCGCCGCTGCCAGCGATGGCCAGAGGAACCGGCGGTGATTCAGCACCCAGGCGACGACCGCGGCAATTCCCAGTCCCAGAATCGGTCCGCGAGAAATCCCGGCGGCGACACCAGCTATCAGCAGGATCAGCGGCAGCGTCTGCCAGAGCGCGGACGGCTGGTCGTCGGTTGCGTCATCCGCTTCGACATCGCGTTCTTCGCCGTCATTCATGCGAGTCCATGGCAGCATCAGCAGCAACAGCATCGCCGTGAAGATCGGGTGCAGAGTCATACTGTAGGCGCGCTGGAAGCCGAACCGCTGACCGTCGCGGTTGATTTCGCTGGTCGGCGGTTCTCCAAAAACCGCGTCCCAGATGTTGAACGAGAACAGCGATTCGCCGATGGCCGTCAACGACAGAATGACCAGTACCGACAGCATCCACGGCCGCAGAAATCGCAGGTCGCGCGTCCGCGCGATGGAAAAACGTCCCGCGACGTACGGCAGCACCCACTCACCGTACGCTCTGAACGGAATCCCGACACTGAAACCGTCGGCCAGTGTGTCTGACCAGACATGAGCGATGAACATAGCGCCGATACAGAAGTCCAGCAGAGTTATCGGCGACCGGATACTGCCCTTCGGATGCACACAAAACGCGAGCAGTCCGATGATGGCCGCCAGAGTTCGCAGTCCGATCGGCTGATCGAACCAGTCCTGAACAATCCACACCGGGAACACGAACGACACGGCCATCGCCGCGCCCAGTGCCCGTGCCGGAGTCTGCCGGATTGTTGTCACCAGCACGACAAGCGCCAGCACAACGGCGAATGCAATCCAGACTGGCAGGCCGGTAAACATCACTTCTCCGCCGGCTGAGAATTGCGGTCGCGAGTCAGGCAACCGCAGATGTGCTGCAATTGCCCGATCAGTGTCGCCAGGATCCGCTGAGTTTCCGCTTCGGAAATTACATCCGACGACGTCCGTACTCCCAGCGTCAACCGGGGACCTGTCAGACACGCCGCCACGCTCAGCGGCGAACCCGGCGGAAGCGGCGGAATTCCGGTGGCCGATTCAAAACGCAGATGGCCCGTGTAAACCCAACGATCGTCCGTTCGAAACATGCGACTGGGAACTCGCGTGATGTCTCCCAGACACGTGAACTGCAGCGTCGGAACAAACCAGCCCAGCCGGCGGAACAAACCCGGTCCACCCGGGACCTTTTCCAACTGCTGCATTCCCTTCAGGAATTCGACGGCCACCTGTTTGTTCTTGATGTACGTCATTTCGTCGTGCAGCCCGCGCAGCAGGCCGACAGGATCGCCGCAGTGGCTGAATTTTCGACGCAGAAACACAACACCAAAGCGGTTGCACGCGGACAGAAAACGGTCCGACGGCCGGCGCAGGTCGACCGGGTTCAGGATCGTGATTCGATCGGACCGGCGCGCGTTCGGCCATAGTTCGCTGACGGTCAGCATGCAGCATGCCAGCAGCAGATCATTCAGCGTTACGTCGAACTGTTTCAGCGTGCGCCTCAGGCATGCCTGTTCGACTCCCGGCAGCAGCTGCGCAGATTCGACGGCCGCTTCGACGAAGCACGTCGCCGCAGCGAGCTGTGCCGATTCTCCGGACGCGGCACGCAGTCGAGATCCCGGACGAACCGTGCGACCACGGACGGTCAGCAGAAAATTGCGAATTCCCTCCCAGCCGCCAACGGAGTTCTTCGAGTCACCGGATGTCTGGACGATCTCGTCACGAGCCTGCAGCAGCGCGGGATCAGCAGGCGGAAGCTGCGATTCCAGACCTCGCACCCGGCAGTCGTACAGGTGCATCCATTCGGCGATCAGTTGTCTCATCCCCGTGCCGTCGCTGCAGGCATGATGAACGTCCAGCGTGATCAGCAGGCCGTCATCGCCGATGATCGCCCGACCGGCAAAGCCCGGCTGTTCACTGAGCGGCATTCGTCCGACGGCTCCGTGATCGATGTCGCTGATCGATCGTTCTGCATATTCGACCGTCAGCGTCGGCGGGTCAGTCGCTACCCAGCAGGGAACACCGTCCCGAACGGAAATGCGCGACATCAGCAGCGGATGACGAATGACCGCTTCATTCCATGCCGCCGTAAGAGCCTTTGAATCGGTTTCGCCGGTCAGTCGCAGCACCACACGAATAATCATCCGGTGAGCGTGGTCCTCACTGTTGAGCACGAAGCGTTCAAAGACAGTTGCCGGCAGCGATGCGGAAAGTTCCCGCGAACGCTGACCGGACGGCGCCGGTGCCGAGTGAGATGTCGGATTTGTGGTTCGCTGCGCTGTCATTGGCTATTTCTACACACGAACCATGATGCCGCCATCGACGATGATTGTCTGGCCCTGAATCAGATCGCTTCCAGGACTTGCCAGAAACGCGACGACGTCCGCGACGTCCTCCGCTGTCAGATCCCGATCCTTCAGCAGCATTTGCTTTCGGACAAGATCCAGCAGCGAATCCACACCCGGCATCGTGCGAACGGCGTCCGTCGGAACCAGTCCCGGCATCACGGCATTGAAGTTGATTCCCGTCGGCCCCAGTTCGAACGCCAGATGCCGCATCAAACTTTCCAGAGCGGCCTTGGATGCGCCGATGGCACCGTAGTTCGCAACCGCGCGAGCAGAACCGTGGCTGGACACACAAATGACCTTGCCGTTTCCGGCGGACCGGGACAGCAGCGGAGCCGCCGCCTGCGTCAGCCACACCAGCGGTGCCGCGTTTGTTCGCACGACAGCGTCGATTCCCGCGGGAGTCACATCCATCAGAGGACGAAATCCTCCGCCCGCGACGTTGCTGACCAGAATATCCAGGCCCCCGAAGTGTTCCGCGGCCGCGTTCACCAGCGCGTGAGCATCGTCGCGAACCGACACATCCGCGCGCACTGCGATGGAATCGACACCGTGCGACTTGACTGCCGACGCGGTTTCACGGGCCGCGTCCGGTGACGACAGAAAATTGACAACGACGTTGGCTCCCGCCTGAGCCAGCCGGATCGCGCAGGCACGTCCGATCCCGCGGGAGGCTCCGGTCACCAGTGCTGTCTTGTCTTTCAGGCTGAACACTCAAACGGCCCTCTGAACGGGCGACAGTGGATTCCTTCTCTTCCGCCGCACACCCTGAACAATTCTCTGCAACTCCGTCCGCTGCGCCGTCGACGGATGCGCCGTCGACGGAAGCAACGCTGCCGGCGTGGTCGTACACGAACTGCTGGAACGTATGCAGACGTTCCTCGCAGCGCTCCAGAATCGCCGGACGGTGCCTTCCTGAAACTCCCGCCTGGATGTGGGGATACATGCGAATGTCTTCGTGCAGAATTCGCAGCGCCAGTCGAGCGGTGAAGTGCCGCCAGGTCCATGCCGTCATCCGTGACAGCGGATTGGAACGCCGGCTACACAGTCCAAACTGCCAAACTCGGCTTTCCGAAGTCGTCGCCGTGACGGGAGCCACCGTCTGCACCACTGTCAGCGAATCCGTGTGGCTAACCAACAGATTCGGAAGCACATGGTGATGTTCATACTTTCCGGAGAACGTTCGTCCCAACACGGCATGAACCGCGCTTTCAACGGTCCTCAGCGCACGATCAACAAGTCGCGGCGTGTTGAACGCGGTGTAGAATGAGGACGAGTTCGCGCTGAATGCATGGCGACTGAGGTCTTCGCCCGGATCAATTCCGAAAGTTGCCGGATGCACTTCGGGAATGTGATAGCTCTCCAGCGACGCTTCGATGGGGATCTTCCAGTTCGCGGGAAAACTAAGATGCCGCTGCATCGAAAGAGCCCAGACCGGCGCGGAAAACCATTCCGCGAACATCTCAAAATGCTCACCAAGCCACTCACGAAGTGAAGGTCCGCTGCGACCACAGCGGACGAAGATCAGGTCGCCGCAGTTGTCCAGTTCGAACTCCTGCAGTCGATATCGATCGCGATCGAATGCCGGGAAATTGCGTGCTGCGGGAATTTTCCGAGTCCTGCCATCAGCCCCGAATTCCCATCCATGAAACGGGCACTTGAGTTTTTCCGATCGGCTGTGGGGTTGCGAAACCAGCCGGCAGTGACGGTGAGAACAAACGTTGTGCAGCGCCGTCAGCCGACCGTCGAAGTTGCGCACGACCACCGGTATTTCACCGAATTCGGCGGTCACCTGATCGCCGCTGCGGCTCAGTGCCGACGAAACGCCGACCGGTTGCCAGAACCGCCGGAACAGTGCATTCGTTTCGCGGCGGTGCGCGTCGTCGCTGCTGTAGTCGGCCGGCGACAACGGAGAAATGAAGGATACGGGACTTTGGTACATGTCATGGTCCCGCTGTCCGCAGCCAGGAAATCCGGCAGTCCGTGACGTGAAGAATCAGGTCGGCGTTGCTTCCGATCAGCCGGAAGTCACAGACAGCGCCGCCGGATTCTTTACGAATTTCCGGAATCACCACTTCGCACGATTCGCCGGGATCCGGCGACCGTCCGAATTCGATTTCCGCAAAACTTACGGGAAGACTGGCTTTCTTTAGTCTCTGCCAGGCCGTCCAGGCCACGGCGTAAAGGCAGGCGTCCATTGTCGCGCAGGGGATAGTGAAACCCAAAGCTCGCTCCGGACCGAACAATTGCACAGCAGCCGATGCCGCAATTCGGCCGACCGCCTGTTGCCGACTCAAGCCGACTTTGCGCAGCTCCTGAAATTCCGGCCCGTGATAGACGACGGCGTCCGGAGACACGTATTGAATTCGCTGCCAGTTCAGCGATTCGTGCGACGGCGCGGCAAACCGGACGGAATCGACCGCAGCGTCCACGGGATTCTCGGCGTCGACCGTTTCGCACAGGACGGCGAAAAACTGCCGGCCTTCTTCGACCAGCCGGCCATCCCGGCGGCGAACGTCGGCCAGTAGCCGCGACTGAAACACGTTCGGGCGAACCTCGCACGTTTCAATCGTAACCGCCATCGGATCGTCGGAAACAAACCGAATTGCCTGAAACGCTCTGGCGTCGCGGCACCGGATGACTCGACGACCGCCGGTAAAACTGCGAACCGCTTCGCACATCAGTTCCAGAGCAACGACATACGGCAGCGTCGGTCGCTGTTTGACCAGATGCTGTGCCAGGAATCGGTCCGACACCGGGTCCAGTGTCACCACCACGGAATGCGTCGCTCCGTCCTGCTGAATGCGCGCGGACTTCAACAGCGGAAGCATCTCGGTGATATCAGCGCCGGCTGGCCGGGCCGTTTGATTCGGGAAAAACTTCCGAAGATACGCGACATCTGTGATGAGTACTTCCGATTCGTCGCCGCCGTATTCGAGTTCGTCCAGAAAATGTTTCAGTCCGTCCCTGGCGGGCATGAATTCCATGTCGATCATTTCCAGGGCCAGCCGAGCCTCCGGCTTGGTCGCCATGCCGACATCATCCCAGGCATGCCAGTGAAACGTCGCGCTGCGGACTTCAGGCCGCTGCTGACGGTAGCGGTCGACAAGCTTCGCCATCATGTCATTGGCAAGCGAATAGTCGGTGTGACCGTTGGCGCCGAAGCGGCCGCTGATCGATCCGAAGGCGGCAAACCAGTCCAGCGGGTCCTCCGCCGTGGCCTGCATCAGTGCAATCGTGCCGTCGATCTTGGGACGCAGGCACTTTTCCACCTTGTCGCTTCGCTTGCGGTCGAACCGCGAATCCTGCCCGGCGCCGGCTCCGTGAATCACTCCACGAATGGGGCCGTGCTCGCGACGAATGCGGTCCAGCAGGCAAGTCAGTTCCGCCGCATCGGCGACGTCGCAGCAGTGGTAGACGGCCGCAATACCCGCTTCCCGACAGGCTCGCAGAGTGGCATCAATTTCAACGGATTTCTCCGTGTTGCGCCAGGCTTCCACGGGACTGATTCCCCGCTGCGACGCGCGGCGCATCACTTCGCGTCGGAATTCGCTGCGATTCGCCGCAGCCGTCCGGTCCGCTTCCGACAGTTCCGGATGAGGCGCAGTGCCCAGCAGGTGAAGGTTCAGCCCATGCCGAATTGCCAGCTCCATCGCGGTCATCGCCGTGATACCGCGACCACCACCGGACACGATCCACACGCCGCCGGGAGTGATCAAACGGTTCGATTCGGGGTGTTCAGACACCGTAATGCCAGTTTTCAGAGCGGCCGGTATCGCCTGGACGACGCGACGCTGAGTGCCGTCGAACGCAACTTCCATGTCGTAAGACGGAGCCGCCAGTTCAGCAAGAATCTCTTCGATCGCGCGCTCCGCTGAGCACTCCGGGGCGACGTCAATCATCTTCATCGGCGTCGTGCGAAATCCGCGCATCCAGGCTTCGATCAGCATCGCTTTGACCAGGCCACCCGTGCTTTCGGGAGACAGAACGCGCCGCGCACAAAATCCCAGGTCGCCGCCCAGACGGGTGACGCAAACAACGCTGGCGCCTTCCATCTGATCAGCGTCGACCATTCGCTGCATCCAGAGCTGGCAGATTCGGAACGGCGTACTGAGGCCCGCCGCGCGACGGCGAGCCCAGTCGTCGGATCGAAGTGACTGCAGCGCCGCATCGTCGTGGGCCATCATCAAGAACAGATGAGGCGTCAATTGCTGTTCCCAAAGCTGTTCCAATCGACGTTCGATTTCAGCGGCGTCATCCGACGTGGAGATGACATGTGCCAGCTCACCCAACTGACGAATCCGATCACCCAGTGATTCGGCAAAGCGGCTGTCCCCCAGAATCAGTGCCGGACCATTCAATTCCGGTACGGCGGGAACACCGCGGCGCCGCGCAGAGATCATTGTCCGCAGAGCAAAGCGATGAGTTCCCGGACGAAGCTGACTGATTTCGACAGCCGCAGTCGGTTGCTGGTGCTCCGCGGCGCGATGTGCGTCGACGATTTTCCGCGCCACGCCCGGAAGTTCTTCGGACGTTGCGTTCGCGGAACCCGCTCGATGACCGTTGCCATGCAGCAAGTTGACCGCCAGCCGAACGCTTGCGGCTGCAACGCCTGCGCCGTCGGCAAGTCCCCGGACACCGGGACTCTCGTCCGGCCGGCCGGCTGTGCGATCCGACTTAAGAAGCGAACGATCGTGCAGCAGCCGCAATGCAGCTCGGATTTCTCCCCGATGCTGAAGTCCGATTGCGCGAAGTCGCTCGTAGTCGCCGGAATTCTCACCGGTCGCCGACGCTGCGGATTCGAAATACGACCTCCACGCCGCGAGGATTTCATCCGTCGGCTCGACGCCGCGGAGAGGTGCGGGCTCGCAATGCTGCGCCCCGTTGCGGCCGGTGAACTGTCGCTGTCCCAGTGCGTCACGCGAGTCGGCGTGCATACGTCCGGACCGGTGCTGGCTGTCGACGCTCTCCCGGTGCGCGTCAGTCTCGGTCTGGTGGTGCGAACGAAGGTCGCCGGCCGTTACGCCATTGACCCGACGCTGCGTGTCCGTGCGCGGTGCGCCGACGGAAAGTTTGTCGATGATTGGTCCTGTGGATCGTTTGCGCACATCGGCAATTCGAGTGGCATGGTTCACGGTCTCCGGCTGACGGGAAAGCGGTTCATTCGTCGCTGCCATCTGGCTCAGAACAAACTCACGAATCAACCGCAGTGTGGCAAACCGCGACTGCGTCAGCGTTTCAACGGAGACGGACGCCAGATTGTATTGTTCGCGAAGTTCTCCGATCAGTTGAGCCTGCTTGATGCTGTCCAGCCCGAGATCTGCTTCCAGGTCGGCATCGACATCGACGACGTCTCGCGTGTAACCGGTTTGATCAACGACGAAATCGATCAGGAGCGAGTCAAGTTCGTCCGAGCTCGGCCGCTGAGTCCGCGGTCCGTCCGTTGCAGACGCGCGAGTGGACGCCAATTCGCGTGACGACTGTTCGTGCGCAGACGTTTCCTTCGTTTGAGCAGCGCTCGTCAAACGACCGACATTTGCAGCGATCGACGGCTTCGAACTTTCGCCGATTGTCGCGGAGGAAGAATTCAAGGCTGCGGCTTCGTGCAGGCGGTCGGCCATGCGAGCGGCGTCGGCAAGCGTTCGAATATCCTCCAGACGCAGATCTGTCGGCGCGACGTTCAGGTCGCGCCACGCGGCCAGTTCTCCGATGATCTGTGCCTTTTTGATGCTGTCGATTCCCAGATCCGCTTCCATGTCGGCCTGAACATCAACAACGTCGCGATCGTAGCCGGTCAGTTCAACAACCAGGTCGACCAGAAACGCTTCGATTTCCCCGGAAGCACCGACCGGAACCGCTTCCGGCAGTGCGACGCCGGAATCCGCGGAAGTTTTTTCTTCCGCCGAAGTCGACATTGCAGACGCGGAATCATCGGTATCCTGCCGTCGGCGACCCGCACCGGTCACATCCAGCATGACGATCTCGTCGTGAGTCACTGGCCGCGACGGAATCGACGGACGTCTTGCTGCATCTGTCGGCGACGGATGCGTTTCGATTCCAACACATTCAAGAACCGTCTGAATCAGTTGCAGACGACAGGACATGGGCTCGCCAGGCACATCAGCACTGACGCACAGCGCCCGGTCGCCGGCGATTTCGCGGTTCATCCGAGTCAGAATGTTGTTGGGACCGACTTCCAGCAGAACCTCACAGCCGTCATCCAGCAGACGCGACACGGTTGACGTCCACATCACCGGACGCGTCAGTTGTCGCACAAGACTGTCTCGCACGTCCGAAGGTTCTGACAGATAGCGGACGGTCGTCGCGGACAGGAATCCACTGACCGGCGGATGCAGCGGGACCGAGCCGCTCAACTGGCCGAACAATTCTTCCGTCGCCGCCATCATTGGAGTATGAAACGGTGCGGGAACGGAGACTTCCACGTGTGCCAGATTCGCGGAAGTCAGAACAGCCTTCGCCGCCTGCAGCGCCGTGGCGTCTCCGGCGATCACCGTTTGCCGCGGAGCGTTCAGGTGCGTGACGTAGATCGCGGCGTCCGAATTCCGAAATGCGGCACGAACGTCGCTGGCGGAGCCACGCACGGACAACAAGCCGCCTCCATGAATAGATCGTGTCAGAATCGCGTCGGCACGATGGCGGGTCAGGTCGACGGCAGCTTCGACGTCGAACACGCCTGCCTGAACGGCCGCAGTGAATTCTCCAAAGCTGTGCCCCGCGACAACGTCAGGACGAGCGACGTGCCCCGACAACACTCGCGCCAATGCCGTCGAAACACCCAGAACCCAGATCTGTGCCAGCCAGACATCACTGCCAACCGGTGAACCGCCGCGCTGTTCCCAATGCGCGGTCAGCTTTTCCATGCCGCGGTGCTGCAGGATCAAGTCCAGTTCCCGAAGATGACGATGGGCTTCAGCGAACGAGTCGATCACGGCCGGCCGGCCGGGATAGTGCGAGCCCTGACCGGGAAACAGCCACGCCAGCCGGGGCGACCGGGATGGATTCGACCAGATCACAAACGCGTCCCGATCAGACACCTGCCGACGGACGCCGTCCAGCCATTTCGCGGCAGCGGTCTTCAAGCGACCGAAGCACTGCTGCGGATCGTCACCGACAATGGCGACGCGGAATCGATCGGCAGGTTCAAACCGCCGCACTGAAGCCTTCGCCGCTGCGTCAGACGATTGTGTCGCGCTTCGCAGCAGCGATGACATCTGTTCTTCGGTTCGCGCCGAAAGTCGAATCACGATCCGCCGTTCAATGAAGCTGGCCACTGAAGAATGTGAAACGTCATGTTCGCTGGATGCAACCTGGGGAGCCGCCGCCCGATCCTCGCGAGCCGGTACCGGTGGATCGCCGGCATCTCGTCGATCGTTGTCAGCAGACGAAGCGCCGTGCGACATCGTGAGTTCCAGGCCGAAGCCGTCGTCGTTCATGGCCGCGATCCGGCACGGTTCCGCCTCCGACGATTCCGATGCAAACGTCTCCGCGACGAGTCTTACCAGGGAATGACTGCCAGCCAGGAATCCGACCGATTTCATCAGGCGAATATCGGTGGAATCGAAGCCAGGCTGCGACACTCCGGCAGTGGCGGAACCGACGTCGTGAATTGTGCCGTAAACCTTCAGACCGCGCTCCATCGCGTCGCTCAACCGACACAGCAGAACGACGGCAACACCTTCGCCCGGCAGTACCTGTGTTCCGTCTTCGGGGATGTCGTCCGGATTTCCGCTGGAAACCAGGTGGCCGGCAAGAGCGAGCTGTTCGAAAGCGTAGAGATTCATCGCGCGGCATCCGCTGCCGCAGACCATCAGGTCGCGCTGACGACTTCGCAGTTGGTCCACAGCCGTCGAAAGCGCCAGCATGGACGACGCATTGTCAGCATCCAGCGCGTACGCACCGCCCATCAGATCGAACGTCTTCGCAACGCGGGATGCCAGCGTACTGGCCGTAAAGCTTCCGGTTTCGTCCAGCAGCGCCGGACGATTCTTCAGTACGACTTTGCGAAACTGCTCAGCCGCCGCTGTGGCCGTGGATTTGTCGACACCCTGCTCAACCAGCGACGCCGACAATTCGCGGCAGATTTCCGGCAGCCGCATGCCGACCTGAAGAGAGTCGCCGAATTCACCGCCGAACACGTTGCCGATGGAAACGCCCATCGAGGTGCGATCGAAGGGCCAGGCATCCGCCGGAGTCTTCACACCACATTCGGCAGCCGCCTGGGCAACCGCATCGATCAGCATCATCTGCAGAGGATTCGCCTGCTGCACCTGTTTCGGCGGGATGCGATACTTCTGTCCGTCAAATTGATAGTCGCGAACGAAAC contains:
- a CDS encoding 4'-phosphopantetheinyl transferase superfamily protein, producing the protein MLQLAGPIDILPGVQLWLHDATAMSARDEDRLTAERLSDCDRRRFERYRTADKRRQFVVSRLVLSDILRKLIGLSDGFSVVATRSGRPIVVDENGEEIVSISLSHSGNITAVATSRTMRRVGVDIEVRAPLNQPALVPMILSQDEQTWFRVIPPTRQEETLRQIWTVKESVWKCHGEDCHTRVLDIHVNRNGEITTRRHCAGFATETGQSVQTFTNFPCDVLPGIRNLREITGFSTHIQGSVATSDCMCFVDLPNEIPVSDHQAGNTGPAVC
- a CDS encoding O-antigen ligase family protein, translating into MFTGLPVWIAFAVVLALVVLVTTIRQTPARALGAAMAVSFVFPVWIVQDWFDQPIGLRTLAAIIGLLAFCVHPKGSIRSPITLLDFCIGAMFIAHVWSDTLADGFSVGIPFRAYGEWVLPYVAGRFSIARTRDLRFLRPWMLSVLVILSLTAIGESLFSFNIWDAVFGEPPTSEINRDGQRFGFQRAYSMTLHPIFTAMLLLLMLPWTRMNDGEERDVEADDATDDQPSALWQTLPLILLIAGVAAGISRGPILGLGIAAVVAWVLNHRRFLWPSLAAAAILIVGAVIFPDAAVTVLEKFGGSHVRLVEVDGEVEEITGTRSRLLIYQAYGGPMLNAGLTGYGTIATNQFPPNIPYLESTRDSVEKLRLVDNAYVLLILRFGWLGLACFILLFLTALGTAIYLSSDPQIRRWCTVFAGCLVASLMVFFTVWMSYDFGFYLLWSVGLLSGLASARQKQS
- a CDS encoding condensation domain-containing protein — translated: MTAQRTTNPTSHSAPAPSGQRSRELSASLPATVFERFVLNSEDHAHRMIIRVVLRLTGETDSKALTAAWNEAVIRHPLLMSRISVRDGVPCWVATDPPTLTVEYAERSISDIDHGAVGRMPLSEQPGFAGRAIIGDDGLLITLDVHHACSDGTGMRQLIAEWMHLYDCRVRGLESQLPPADPALLQARDEIVQTSGDSKNSVGGWEGIRNFLLTVRGRTVRPGSRLRAASGESAQLAAATCFVEAAVESAQLLPGVEQACLRRTLKQFDVTLNDLLLACCMLTVSELWPNARRSDRITILNPVDLRRPSDRFLSACNRFGVVFLRRKFSHCGDPVGLLRGLHDEMTYIKNKQVAVEFLKGMQQLEKVPGGPGLFRRLGWFVPTLQFTCLGDITRVPSRMFRTDDRWVYTGHLRFESATGIPPLPPGSPLSVAACLTGPRLTLGVRTSSDVISEAETQRILATLIGQLQHICGCLTRDRNSQPAEK
- a CDS encoding SDR family oxidoreductase; this encodes MTGASRGIGRACAIRLAQAGANVVVNFLSSPDAARETASAVKSHGVDSIAVRADVSVRDDAHALVNAAAEHFGGLDILVSNVAGGGFRPLMDVTPAGIDAVVRTNAAPLVWLTQAAAPLLSRSAGNGKVICVSSHGSARAVANYGAIGASKAALESLMRHLAFELGPTGINFNAVMPGLVPTDAVRTMPGVDSLLDLVRKQMLLKDRDLTAEDVADVVAFLASPGSDLIQGQTIIVDGGIMVRV
- a CDS encoding aromatic ring-hydroxylating dioxygenase subunit alpha; translated protein: MYQSPVSFISPLSPADYSSDDAHRRETNALFRRFWQPVGVSSALSRSGDQVTAEFGEIPVVVRNFDGRLTALHNVCSHRHCRLVSQPHSRSEKLKCPFHGWEFGADGRTRKIPAARNFPAFDRDRYRLQEFELDNCGDLIFVRCGRSGPSLREWLGEHFEMFAEWFSAPVWALSMQRHLSFPANWKIPIEASLESYHIPEVHPATFGIDPGEDLSRHAFSANSSSFYTAFNTPRLVDRALRTVESAVHAVLGRTFSGKYEHHHVLPNLLVSHTDSLTVVQTVAPVTATTSESRVWQFGLCSRRSNPLSRMTAWTWRHFTARLALRILHEDIRMYPHIQAGVSGRHRPAILERCEERLHTFQQFVYDHAGSVASVDGASVDGAADGVAENCSGCAAEEKESTVARSEGRLSVQPERQDSTGDRSLPRDRTCLRDPAGSGGSQRRCQFSVVTGRGP